TATGGCTCGAAGCCGTCGTTGTTGCAGGAAAGAACCGCAAAGCTAGCGAACGTTTCGTTTACAGCAGGTATGGAACGGATGACGCAAAGTATTCCGTAAAGGGAACAACTTTAAGCAACTCTCTTAAATTTGAAGGTCTTTGCATTGCAACCCTTTCTGCACCATCCAACAACATCTCTTATAGCTACAATTACGACAACATTCAATTTGAATACCTTAAAACTTACCCCGAAAACAAAAGTTTTAAGGAATGCAACGGCATTTGCCATGACAGAGACTATTGGTACATGACGCAATACGGTTGTTTGTGGAAATTTCCTATCGGTACCAATTTTTCTTCGGCTTGTAAAAGCAACACCTCACAAAAGGGAAGACATTTCGGTGACCTCGATTACTATCAGGGATACCTGTTTATTCCCAAATCATATGACAATGGATCTGACATCTGCGTTTACGACGCAAATACGTTGACAGAAATTACATATCAGGAATTCAATACCATTGATGGAAAGAAATGGGATTCAATGGGCTGGGTCGCCATTAACCCAAGAGATGGCAAACTCTACACAGCAAGTTCCGGATTGAACGACAGCAATCCCATTCGCGTATTTACGATTGACATGAATGCTATTCGTTCCAAGTCTAAGCATTTCCTTAATTATTACGGAACCGTTAAGCTCCGTGATGAAAACGGGAAAGTGCTAACTAGAGATTGGATGCAAGGCGGATGCTTTGACAACGACAATCATCTTTATCTGAGCAACGGCTGCCCGACAGATTGGCAAGGCGGCACCAAGTACAGGAATATGGCAAATGACGAAGGCGGTATCTCCGTCTTTAGAATAGAGAACAACATTGCAAAGCGTATTTGCCATTCTAATCAAAAATCCGGTTTCAGATTCCAATATGACGGATTCCGTCAGGAACCGGAAGGACTTACTTATTGGGATTTGGATGCGGACTCCCGCAGCAATTCCAATGTCAAGGGTCAATTGCACGCTATCATGATTGATAACGAAGACGCCGGTTCTGTAGGAACCGACAAGCTGTATCTCAAACACTTCAGAAAGGTTGTCACCTCCAATCTGAAAATCACCAAGCAGCCAAGCAACCTCACCGTTACCTATGGCAACGGCGGAACGTTCTCCGTAACCGCAACAAGCTCCAAAACGCCGCTTCGCTATCAATGGTATCGCTGCGACAAGAATGGCTACAACTATTCGATTAAGGAAAATTCATGGTACACAGGCGGTAGCACAAGTACATTCACCGTCAAGAAAACTTCTGGCGAAGATATGAATGGCTATGTCTATTGCTGCGTGATTACGGATGCTGCCGGCAAGCAAGTGACTTCGAATAAGGTTACCTTGACTGTTCTGCAGCCGGCCGGAGCGCTTACGATTACAACGCAACCCAAGGACGGTAGCGCGAAAAAGGGTGCATTCAATTGCGTCACTTACACAGTCGCAGTACAGGGCGGTAAAGCTCCTTATTCTTACCAGTGGCAATTCTCCAGAGATGGAGTCAGTTGGGGCAGCTTTGGATACCAGGAGCAGAATTACTTTACGGTTGCCCATGCTGAAACCTCTGGCTATTACCGTTGCGAAATAAAGGATGCTACAGGAGCCAAGGTTACAAGTAACAAGGCTGCCTTCAAAGTCCTTTAATTTCGTCTAATATTTAATACAATAAGCCATCCTCATTCAAAATGAGGATGGCTTTCTTCTTTTTTCAAAAAAATCAAGTATATTAAAGATAAATACTCGAGGTGTATATGGGAGCAAAGTTCTTATTGGCTTTAGGGCTAGCCCTGTCGGCGACACAGGCGTTCAGCGCCGTGTATTATGTGGCGACCGACGGCAGCGACAATGCGGCGGGCACAAAGGAGAAGCCTTTCGCAACGCTCAACAAGGCAAACAAGGTGGTGACCGCAGGCGATACCGTCTGGATTCGCGGTGGCATTTACGACCTGAAAGACACGGTCTTTTACGAACGATACAAGATGACAGCGGGCATCTTGTTGACAGCAAGTGGCGAAAGCGACGACAATCGCATTCATTACCTAGCCTATCCGGGCGAGCGTCCGATTTTTGACGCAGCCAACCTCCCCGTGGCTATCGGCAAGGAGTATAGCGATGGCACGCCTGCGGGTGCGATGTACACGTCGCCTATCGTGATTTCGGCGAAATTCCTGCATTTGAAGGGGTTTGAGGTTCGCAATACACCCATGAAGCATAATTCAAATTCGGGTGTGTTTCTGTATGCGAGCAAGCACATTTTTCTAGAAGAGATGGATAGCCACCACAATGCGGGCCCGGGGTTCTTTGCGAACGACGGTGCTGCAGATGGCGGCGGGCACATTTTTTTGAATTGCGATGCCCACGACAATTACGACCCTACGGGTTGGCAGGGCGATGGCGAAAATGCGGACGGTTTCGGTGCGCATTACCAGAAGCCGGGCGAAGGCGATACCACCAAGTTCATTGGGTGTCGTGCCTGGTGGAACAGTGACGACGGTTTCGATTTTATCAACCAGGAATTCCCGGTGGTTCTGGAGAACTGCTATGCCATGGGGAATGGCTACAGCGATTACGGGCGCGGGAACCCGAAAAATGGAAACGGTTACGGAATCAAGATGGGCCAGAGCACGTATGGCACCGGACATCATATCATTAAGTATTGCGTCGCTTGGAATAATAAATCTTCGGGCTTTTACGCGAACTACACCAATGCCGGCAGCCAGTGGCTCAACAACACGGCCTACATGAACAAGGACCGTTCTTTTAGCATGGCATCGACGCTCTACGCCGAAGACGGCAAAACTCGCCTTGCCGAGGTGGCCCCGCTTACGGGCGACAACGCGCATGTTATGAAGAACAATATCGCCTTTCCGAATAAGCTTTCGCAAATCGGGACCTGCTGGGAAAAGATTTCGAGCCAGAACATCGATCACTATGTGGATTGCCCGGCAGGCGAAAATAACACATGGAATTTGAATCTCGATTTGACAGAAGACGATTTTGTGAGTCTCGATGACCCAAGCATGACCGTGACCGGCGAAGACCTCTCAACGATTCCGGGGATGCTCGGCCCGCGCAATGCCGATGGTAGCCTGCCCGATGTAGGCTTCTTGAAACTCAAGGAAGGGAGCCGCGCCCAAGAATTAGGCTTGGGAGCGTACCAATACAGCTATTCTACAACTCCGATAGCCAAGAAAATTCGGAATTCAACGAACTCGCACGCCGCCACAAATGCGCCAGCGAGAGTATTCGATTTGCAAGGCCGTTACTTGGGAATCTCGCCCACGCAAATTAAAAATCCTGGAATATACTTGGTCCGACAGGGCAAAGCATGGCGGCAATTTAGAATAAAGTAAAAAATTACTTTAGCAAGCCTTCGACATCTGCACGGCTCAGGTAAGCGCGTTCATTAAGAGCCTGCGCAATTTTGCAAAGCGGTTTTTGGCATGCCATAAGGATATTGTAATCCTGCTCGACAACGTTTGCTTCGGACAGCTGGAAATAGTAACATGCCGCTTGAAAGCGCTGGTAGTCAGGATCGCTCTTGTAGAGTTCCATCGGCAATTCCTTCATGACCGTATCGAGGTCGCACTTGAACTCTTTGCGCATCAAGAATTCTGCCAGATGTCCCGCCATGGCGATGTGCGCGTCGCCTTCAAGTTCCGAGCCCGCGATGTGCGTAACGCCCGGCTGCTCCTTGGAATTGTTCATTTTTACATAATCGAGCGGGCGCTTGAACAACAAGGCGACAAGAGCGTGGCCTGCCTCGTGATTGCACAATTTTTTGAATTCTTCTTCACCGAAAAATTCCACCAGCGTTTCATGCGTTAAAACTTGTTCCGACATTGCGAAATTTTCCTTTTTTAGCCGGACAAAATATATGAAATTTACGGCCATATTGCGTTTTCTCGCCTTTGTAAGCAAACCGAAACAAAACAAAGCCCTAACTCGTTGACAGACAAGGATTTAGGGTCTCTTTTCCACAAAATTCAAAGACCATTTTTAGCGCAATTTCTATACTTGGAATCAAGTTGATCAGGAGACCGACGACATTTCTAGGAACAGCCGCCTTCGCCACGGCTGTTGTTGGCGCCATTGCCCTTGGCGTCTGGTTCCTGCATGCGCTCGCGGAACGATTCCTGTCGACTCCGCACACAATCGCGGGCGTTACGATTAGCCCTCACGGGCACCGTATGGACGACCTACTGACCCACCATTTCGATTCAATTCGGGTTTCGATGGACGGAACCGATATCAAGGTGGCCAATCCGAATTTGGAAATCACCCTAATTGGCGAACCCAAGGGCATTAGACTCGCCATGGATTCGGTGATTGCAGACATCGACGTTTCCAAGGAAAAAGACGAGAAAAAGTCAAAGAAAAACGACAGCATTCCCAAATTCCCGGAAAAACTGAAAATTCACATTCCGGCGCAAGTCGACGTCAAGGAGGCGCGCGTTAACCTCTCTGACGGCAAGAGCTGGCAAGCAAGCAATATTTCTGTAGAAAGCCGCGGGCAAAAGGCTCTTTCCATCAGCGCAAGAAACATTAAAGGCGACTATATCTCGGCGCCGGCAAGCGTTAACCTGAACGCAGATTTCAGCAGCGACAAATTGAAGCTTGACGGCAAAATCAAGACGAAGAAAGATTCTATCGCCTTGAATGTCGAAGCGCCCAAGGACAACCTCGGAAAAATCAAGACTAGCACAGACCTGACCATCACCAATCCCGAAGACTGGATTCCGGTGGAGCTGCCGCCGGCAGTACCCGAGCTCGGCAAGGTCAAGGTATCCGCTACGGCAAACGTCGACTTGCAAAAGAACCGCACCTCTTACGACGCCACGATTGAAACGAGGGTGGGCGCCTTCTGGCCGCTACTCGCCGAGAACGTAACCGTAAACATTTCGGGCGACATGGACAACATCGATGCCGACGTGGTTCTTCGAAACGACGAAGGCGGAACCATTGTACTGAACGGAAATGTGGACAAGGAACGCAACGTGTTTTTCACAGGGCGCGTCGACCGCATGAACGCCATGTTCGGCCCGCAGATGATGCCGCTGGATATGGAAATTCGCTCGGGCGAACTGTTCGACAACGAGCTCACGGTTTCTGTCGAAACAAGGCACGGCTCTTTGGTCGATGCTCAGATTAATTTCAAGGATTCGCTTTCGCTCACCTTTACAGGCGACATTTCGCCTTACGAACCGTGGGCGCTAGACTGGACTCAAGGCAACCTGACCTTGGGCGCACGAACGAAGGCATACGGAGCATTTGACGGGCATTACCTGAAAATCCTCGCGAAAATCAATTCGATTATCAACGCCTACCACATTACGGCCGACTCGCTACAAGTAACGCTTGCAATCAACAAGAAAGGCATCGATTTTTCGAACGGTACCATATACACGCCGAACGAAACGTTTGATTTCGACGGCGACGTGAAATGGAACGACGAACACCCGCATACCTCCTGGAACGTACGACAGCAGCACGGCGGTAGCGCGAGCGCTTATGTTCACATTGGAGATTCGATTGCACTTGACGTTCTAGCCGACAAGGTGGTTTTCGAAACGATTCCGTTCTCTGACATAAAACTTGGACGAAACATTCGAGGAAAGGTGAGCGGAGAATGGCACCACGACTTTGACAACCGATTTGGATACATGGATGTATCTGTGGATGGCGGTTTGGACGCATTCAACGTCGGACTTGAAACGTCCATCCGCGCAAACGGAGACACGCTATTCATAGACAACTTCAAGGCCATCCACAACCGAAACTCCGTTACTGCAACAACCGTATTCGTGTTGCCTAACGATTCTAACCCGGACTTCAAGCCCACGACCTTCCTACCTGTAGAAGTGCTATTCGCAAACATTTCGTCGCACGACTTCAGTATTCCGCTACTGCTTGAAAGCTTTAACGACAGCACGCTCACTTCGGGCATGCTTAACGGTGACCTCACCTACAACCAAGGCAACAAGCTCATTGGAAATTTGAGTTTTGCAGACATCAAGTTCCGAAAGATTCCACCCGACCTGTTCAACATTCGAAAGTTGAACGTATTTGCCGAAAATGACAAGGTTGAACTGAACGCTTACCTGGACATTGGTGGCGGCGGCTGGACCGGCAACACGCAAGTGATCATCAACAACGTATTTAGCGACAAACGCCACGTCAGTTTCTCGCATGGCAGTGACAACGGCGGCACGGTTTGGGCCGAAGGCTTTATTGACAACGACCTGTTATTCAAGGGAACTGTAGACGCAAACGGTTCTTGGTTCATTCCGGGAACGGTCAGCGAAATCAAGAATACCGACTTGCATGTGGACATTGCGGCCGATTTGCGAAAGGGACTTACCGGAATTACCGCAGACATGAGCTTGGATTCCACCATATACGAACCGCCTAGAACAAAGGTGCAGTTCCCGATTTACATGCGCGGCCATGTGGAAGACGGTCTCTTGAACATTTACGAAGCAAGAACCAAGAATGAAAACGACGAAGTCATTTCGGGAACGCTGCAGTTCAACCTCGACAGCATGAAGATTGATTCTATCAACGTGCATTCCGACCGTTATTCAATCAAGACCGAGTCGCACTACCTTGTGCTTGAAGACATCAATTCTACCATGACCGACAGCGAAGAAGAGTTGCGCGTGACCGCGAACATTCCGAAGATTTCTTACAAGTTTAACAACGTAATTTACGGCGATGCAGAAGCCATTGCCCGCGGAAATATCGGTTTCGCGATTCCGCATAGTCAAGAAGGTATCATCAAGAACAGCACCATTACAGGCGATATTACAATTGACAAGATGGTGTTCTACCGCGACTTTGACATAGACATTACGCCAGCCGCTCTCGACAAGTACTTGACCATGTTCAACAACTTTGTCGCCAAGATGCGCAAGGAAGGCGCAAAAGAAGAAAAGATTTCTGTATCAAGCCCCATTAACCTTGCGGTGCATATCAGCGACTCTCAGACAGATTCCATGGCCGTCGTAACGCCATTTGCAACCTTCCCGCTTACAGTTGACATTTGGGTGCTTGGCAACACGGTACGTCCGCTGTTACGCGGCGACATAACGAACACGAACAGCGGATTTATTGGCGTTAAAGATATCTATGAATTCGACTTGAATTCGTTCATGATTTCTTGGAACGATGTTCCCTGGCAAAAGGGCGTCGTCGACGTGAGCAGTAGCCAGGAACTCCCCTACTGTTCAGCCGAAACAAATGAAAGCGAAAAAGAGACATGTCCGATCAACCTAGACTTGCAAGGAACCATTTCGAACCTGCAGGCAGTTCCCTCGTCTAACTGCGGTACCGACGCCTCGGCGGCATCGATTTACTACAACATTTTGCTTGGCTGTATTGCAAACGACAACGGCGAAGAAACCGACTGGAATAAACTTGCCGGTAAGGCAATCGGTAAAGTGATTTCGACAACGGCCAACAAGACCTTGGGCGGCGACTACATTGGTGATATCGAAATGAAGGTGATGTTCTTTGAAAACAACACCACCGGCGATAAGGACTCCAGCTACTTCAAGATTCCGATTTCGCTGGACCGCTGGGTTAAGGATTTGAGTTTGATCTTTGGCTACACTCAAGACCAGAGCGTAAGCCCCACTTACGACCAGTCGTTCCAATTCGGCATCAACTACACGTTGCCCGTATTCCAAGAAGACATATACTCGCACGAGAACCATTTGTCGCCAACCTTGTACCTGAACGGTATGCTGACATCTAAGCAGTACTTGACCAATACCGGTGCCGGAAGTAACGACCGACTCGAAAAAGACGTCGGCATCAACTACATGTACCGATTCTGGAACCCGTGTATTCTTGGCCTTGGGCGCTGCGAAGCCATCGAATCGCCCTCTAAGCAAAAGGAGGATTCAAAATGAAAAAGATCCTATTCCTTCTTTTAGCATTCACCTTCGTATGCCTAGCAGCCGATGACGATAAGCACCCGTGGTACGTAAACATCAAGGGTAACAAGGCCTTCTCGACGTTCCAGCTTGAAGAACAGCTTGACATTCCCGAAGAATTCGGCAAGATGGATACGACCAAGCAAGACTTCATGATGCGTCTTTCACTTGAAAACATCAAGGCGCTCTACTATTCTCGCGGTTATTACAGTCTCGATTTGTCAATGGACATCCAGCGCGACATCGTTTCAGCAGACAGCAGCATTCGCGGTTACTTTATCACCATTCGCGATGGCGAGCGTTACCGCTTTAGCGGAGTCAAATTGATTGTTCCCGAAGACCGCAGGGTTGAAATTGACGAATCGAAATTGAATATCGCCCAAGACCACCTTTACAACCAAGACGATATTGCCGAAGACTTGGAAGACATTCAAAAGGCCTACCGCCGCGAAGGTTACCTGCATTCTACGCTTTCTTCTATCGAAATGATTGACACGACGCGCAAAAAGATTCTGGTGCAGATTACAGTTGATCCGGGCGCAAAAGTCATGATGGGAAACATCACCTCTTCTAGCCGCCGTACTAAAGACAGGCGCAACCCGAACTTGGTCACTTCGGAAACAGGCCTTACCGATACGGCATGGCTCTCTAGCCTATGGCGCATTCCCGAAGGCGAAATCATTGATGGTAACCAGTACTACACCTTTAGAAACAAGCTTTTCTCGACCCAGCTGTTTACTCAAATCAAGATGAGCGACTCGCTCAGGGAAGACGGCCTTTCAGACGTTTACCTGAACGTGACCGAACGCGTGCCCGGCGAAACCCGCTACGGGTTCTTCTTCGAAGAAATCTACGGATTCGGAGCACTCGCCTCGGCAAAGCACAAGAACTTCTTTGGGCATTTCCACGAATTTTCGACTAGCGCACAAATTGCACAGCACAAGCAAGAAGCCTCAGTCGGTTACGCTAACCCGCTCTTGTTTGGAACCTCGTTTAGCTTTATTCCGACTGCGATTCGCTTTGAAGACCGCATTACCCTGAACCACGAAAAAATCAACCCGCCGGCATACCCCGACAGCTTGGAAGAACGTTACGAAATCATCAACCGTGCAGACTTGACTTTCGGCATTACGAAGCGCATTCGTTTCCGCGGCACATTCG
This sequence is a window from uncultured Fibrobacter sp.. Protein-coding genes within it:
- a CDS encoding BamA/TamA family outer membrane protein: MKKILFLLLAFTFVCLAADDDKHPWYVNIKGNKAFSTFQLEEQLDIPEEFGKMDTTKQDFMMRLSLENIKALYYSRGYYSLDLSMDIQRDIVSADSSIRGYFITIRDGERYRFSGVKLIVPEDRRVEIDESKLNIAQDHLYNQDDIAEDLEDIQKAYRREGYLHSTLSSIEMIDTTRKKILVQITVDPGAKVMMGNITSSSRRTKDRRNPNLVTSETGLTDTAWLSSLWRIPEGEIIDGNQYYTFRNKLFSTQLFTQIKMSDSLREDGLSDVYLNVTERVPGETRYGFFFEEIYGFGALASAKHKNFFGHFHEFSTSAQIAQHKQEASVGYANPLLFGTSFSFIPTAIRFEDRITLNHEKINPPAYPDSLEERYEIINRADLTFGITKRIRFRGTFDTRYVNKNEDKLFKLKGETALTFDYTDDYFNPTKGIRLAPTLGAGSNWKADLQNPTMVGDPYTYGEMTVNLYHPLFWTFYGAVSGSVGRFFAKALEDDARIFYQGGTRSVRGYRFRSIYASYDSTYTVRDEDTGEEKEVTDIHTGLTPLYFRFNQEVRWTFPWKSWQRWQIVQFYDWARVTDSESGKYAAEEDESLGLGIRYRWQFLTFRLDYAFKKDLSNWNLEHFASGRFAFDLSQTF
- a CDS encoding right-handed parallel beta-helix repeat-containing protein, coding for MGAKFLLALGLALSATQAFSAVYYVATDGSDNAAGTKEKPFATLNKANKVVTAGDTVWIRGGIYDLKDTVFYERYKMTAGILLTASGESDDNRIHYLAYPGERPIFDAANLPVAIGKEYSDGTPAGAMYTSPIVISAKFLHLKGFEVRNTPMKHNSNSGVFLYASKHIFLEEMDSHHNAGPGFFANDGAADGGGHIFLNCDAHDNYDPTGWQGDGENADGFGAHYQKPGEGDTTKFIGCRAWWNSDDGFDFINQEFPVVLENCYAMGNGYSDYGRGNPKNGNGYGIKMGQSTYGTGHHIIKYCVAWNNKSSGFYANYTNAGSQWLNNTAYMNKDRSFSMASTLYAEDGKTRLAEVAPLTGDNAHVMKNNIAFPNKLSQIGTCWEKISSQNIDHYVDCPAGENNTWNLNLDLTEDDFVSLDDPSMTVTGEDLSTIPGMLGPRNADGSLPDVGFLKLKEGSRAQELGLGAYQYSYSTTPIAKKIRNSTNSHAATNAPARVFDLQGRYLGISPTQIKNPGIYLVRQGKAWRQFRIK